The proteins below are encoded in one region of Deltaproteobacteria bacterium:
- a CDS encoding Rne/Rng family ribonuclease: MRQRIIINSTPQEARVALLENETLVEIHIERAQQRNLAGNIYKGKVARVLPGMQAAFIEVGLEKAGFIHVSDLFGGSLPSGFFEDDDDHDDSTDSAMDEIPDEDANGEDAHGEDDHAPANEAARMGPPRRGRRERFTSHTPLEDRIKKNQELLVQVTKEPIGTKGCRLTSHISLPGRHLVYTPTVSHIGVSRRIADSKERKRLRDIVQELRPPEGGFIVRTACEGLTKKEMHDDMRFLLKLWSGIAKKGDALGAPAVLHDDMDVILRIIRDLFTADVEEVIIDAPQDYERAKEFVASFLPRLVGRIKLHDRPEAIFDYYNIEPQIAKALDRRVYLKSGGHIVIDHTEALTAIDVNTGRFVGKRDQEETMLQTNLEAAKAVVEQLRLRNIGGLIIIDFIDMDRAGNRNKVTETLREALKQDKTRSSMRKISELGLVQMTRKRTRESLLRQLCDPCPYCEGKGYLRSVPTVASEILRQIRKEAFRHPAAPHLIVRAHPEVLTFLYDEEGERLDELEHFLRKRVFLRAATEFHHEQHEIVATQSLSQSPAPAPVQVEEAPAPPPPVQPASTAPSAPRKAAGRPRRRR, encoded by the coding sequence GTGCGCCAACGCATCATTATCAATTCTACCCCCCAAGAAGCCAGGGTCGCGTTGCTCGAAAACGAGACCCTGGTCGAGATTCACATCGAACGTGCTCAGCAACGCAACCTTGCTGGTAACATCTATAAGGGCAAAGTCGCGCGGGTACTGCCCGGCATGCAAGCGGCTTTTATCGAAGTCGGCCTGGAAAAAGCCGGCTTCATCCATGTTTCGGACCTGTTCGGCGGGTCGCTACCCTCGGGTTTTTTTGAGGATGACGACGACCACGACGATTCCACGGATTCCGCCATGGACGAGATCCCCGACGAAGATGCCAACGGCGAAGACGCCCATGGCGAGGACGACCACGCTCCGGCAAACGAAGCCGCGCGCATGGGACCACCGCGGCGCGGGAGACGCGAGCGGTTCACCTCCCATACTCCGCTCGAAGACCGCATCAAGAAGAACCAAGAGCTGCTGGTCCAAGTCACGAAAGAGCCGATCGGCACCAAGGGCTGCCGCCTCACCTCGCACATCTCGCTTCCCGGTCGGCATCTCGTGTACACCCCGACGGTCAGCCACATTGGCGTGTCACGGCGCATTGCCGACAGCAAAGAGCGCAAACGCCTGCGCGACATCGTACAAGAGCTGCGTCCTCCCGAAGGCGGGTTTATCGTTCGCACCGCGTGCGAAGGACTCACCAAAAAAGAGATGCACGATGACATGCGCTTTCTGCTCAAGCTCTGGAGCGGAATCGCGAAGAAGGGCGACGCGCTCGGCGCGCCGGCAGTACTGCATGACGACATGGACGTCATCTTGCGCATCATTCGCGACCTGTTCACTGCGGATGTGGAAGAGGTCATCATCGACGCTCCACAGGACTACGAACGCGCGAAAGAGTTCGTTGCTTCTTTCCTGCCGCGCTTGGTGGGTCGTATCAAGCTGCATGATCGTCCCGAAGCCATTTTCGACTATTACAATATCGAGCCGCAGATCGCCAAAGCGCTGGACCGACGAGTGTATTTGAAGTCCGGCGGCCACATCGTTATCGATCACACCGAAGCGCTCACCGCCATCGACGTGAATACCGGTCGCTTTGTGGGCAAACGGGACCAAGAAGAGACCATGCTTCAGACCAATCTCGAAGCCGCCAAGGCCGTGGTCGAACAACTCCGCCTACGCAACATTGGCGGGTTGATCATTATCGATTTCATCGACATGGATCGAGCGGGGAATCGTAATAAAGTCACCGAGACGCTGCGCGAGGCGCTGAAGCAGGACAAAACCCGCAGCAGCATGCGTAAGATCAGCGAGCTAGGCTTGGTGCAGATGACGCGGAAGCGCACCCGCGAGAGCTTACTCCGTCAGCTGTGCGACCCATGCCCGTACTGCGAAGGCAAAGGGTATTTGCGTTCGGTACCCACGGTCGCCTCCGAGATCCTCAGACAAATCCGCAAAGAGGCATTTCGTCATCCCGCCGCTCCGCACCTTATCGTCAGAGCCCATCCCGAAGTCCTGACCTTTCTGTATGACGAGGAAGGAGAACGGCTCGACGAGCTTGAGCACTTTCTCCGCAAGCGCGTTTTCTTACGCGCGGCCACCGAGTTTCACCACGAACAACATGAGATCGTGGCGACCCAGTCGCTCTCGCAATCGCCAGCTCCGGCAC